A genomic region of Rhodohalobacter sp. SW132 contains the following coding sequences:
- a CDS encoding AbrB/MazE/SpoVT family DNA-binding domain-containing protein, with translation MKTKIIRIGNSQGVRIPKPLIEESGLTEEIEMILRDDEIIIRSAETTRKDWEASFKKMEEQGDDSLFDKEEVEQPSDWDKTEWTW, from the coding sequence ATGAAAACAAAAATAATACGTATTGGGAATTCTCAGGGGGTTCGAATTCCAAAACCACTGATTGAAGAAAGCGGATTAACCGAAGAAATTGAGATGATTCTCAGAGACGACGAAATTATTATTCGCTCTGCTGAAACAACAAGAAAGGATTGGGAAGCATCTTTCAAAAAAATGGAAGAACAAGGTGATGATTCTTTATTTGATAAGGAAGAGGTTGAACAGCCATCCGATTGGGATAAAACTGAGTGGACATGGTAG
- a CDS encoding type II toxin-antitoxin system PemK/MazF family toxin produces MVDKHQVRRFEVHLISLDPAKGSEIRKTRPCIIISPDEMNKHIRTVIIAPMTSAIKNYPTRVTTTFQGKKGQIVLDQIRTVDKSRLIKNLGTISSTAEEKVLKTLQEMFAP; encoded by the coding sequence ATGGTAGATAAACATCAGGTACGAAGGTTTGAGGTTCATCTGATTTCGCTTGATCCGGCAAAGGGATCTGAAATCAGAAAAACCCGTCCCTGCATAATCATTTCACCCGATGAAATGAATAAGCATATCAGAACCGTAATCATCGCACCGATGACTTCTGCAATCAAAAATTACCCTACACGGGTCACTACTACATTTCAGGGCAAAAAGGGGCAGATAGTTTTAGATCAAATTCGTACAGTAGATAAAAGCCGTTTGATCAAAAATCTTGGCACTATTAGTTCAACAGCTGAAGAGAAAGTATTGAAAACCTTGCAGGAGATGTTTGCCCCGTAG